A single Brachionichthys hirsutus isolate HB-005 chromosome 17, CSIRO-AGI_Bhir_v1, whole genome shotgun sequence DNA region contains:
- the rnf24 gene encoding RING finger protein 24 — MSSDFPHYSFRMPNIGFQNLPLNIYIVVFGTAIFVFILSLLFCCYLIRLRHQAHKELYAYKQVIQKEKVKELNLHEICAVCLEEFKQKDELGICPCKHAFHRKCLIKWLEVRKVCPLCNMPVLQLAQQAGSTDAPEPIQQPLPGIENLV; from the exons ATGAGCTCCGATTTCCCGCACTACAGTTTCAGGATGCCAAACATAGGGTTTCAGAACCTTCCCCTTAACATCTACATTGTCGTGTTTGGGACAGCCATCTTTGTCTTCATCCTCAGCCTCCTCTTCTGCTGCTACTTGATACG GTTACGCCACCAGGCGCACAAAGAGCTATATGCATACAAACAA GTCATTCAGAAGGAAAAGGTCAAAGAGCTAAATCTGCATGAG ATTTGTGCGGTGTGCTTGGAAGAGTTCAAACAGAAAGATGAGCTCGGGATTTGTCCATGCAAGCATGCCTTTCATAGAAA gtgcCTCATTAAATGGTTGGAGGTGAGGAAAGTGTGCCCGCTGTGCAACATGCCCGTCTTGCAGCTTGCCCAACAAGCCGGCAGCACGGATGCCCCCGAGCCAATACAGCAGCCATTGCCGGGGATAGAGAACCTGGTGTAG